In one window of Scylla paramamosain isolate STU-SP2022 chromosome 38, ASM3559412v1, whole genome shotgun sequence DNA:
- the LOC135091809 gene encoding cysteine desulfurase-like isoform X1, with translation MNKGTPGHLTTMLGHFRRVTRACGAFRSKINVAVAPATSLRFLGTSSRFQTPNATDVSEDSPERWPLYLDAQATTPLDPRVLDAMLPYLTHQYGNPHSRTHSYGWESERAVETARQQVADLIGADKKEIIFTSGATESNNISVKGVARFYKSKKRHVITTQTEHKCVLDSCRALENEGWEVTYLPVQKSGRISVEELEKSLRPDTALVSVMTVNNEIGVIQPIKEIGAICRAHKVFFHTDAAQAVGKIPVNVHDLNVDLMSISGHKIYGPKGIGCLYVRRRPRVRVEALMSGGGQERGMRSGTVPTPLVVGLGAACNIAQQEMEYDHAWVSKLSNMLVDSITSRTSHIIRNGDPEHSYPGCVNLSFAYVEGESLLMALKDVALSSGSACTSASLEPSYVLRAIGAEEDLAHSSIRFGLGRFTTVDEVKYTADKCVQHVNRLREMSPLWEMVQEGIDLKSIQWSQH, from the exons GAACAAAGGAACACCAGGACACCTCACCACTATGCTGGGCCACTTCAGACGCGTCACCAGAGCCTGTGGAGCCTTCAGGAGCAAGATAAATGTGGCTGTCGCTCCCGCAACCTCCCTCAGATTCTTAG GCACCTCCAGTCGCTTCCAGACACCAAATGCGACTGACGTAAGTGAGGACTCCCCTGAACGCTGGCCACTGTACCTTGATGCTCAGGCCACCACGCCCCTGGATCCCCGAGTGCTGGATGCCATGCTGCCCTACCTCACCCACCAATATGGCAACCCACATTCCCGCACCCACAGCTATGGGTGGGAGAGTGAGCGTGCTGTGGAGACCGCCAGGCAG CAAGTTGCAGACCTGATCGGGGCAGACAAGAAGGAAATCATCTTCACGTCGGGTGCCACAGAGAGCAACAACATCAGTGTGAAGGGCGTGGCGAGGTTCTACAAGTCAAAGAAGAGACACGTCATCACCACGCAGACA GAGCACAAGTGTGTCCTGGATTCGTGCCGTGCCCTGGAGAATGAGGGGTGGGAGGTGACGTACTTGCCGGTGCAGAAGTCAGGCCGCATCTCAGTGGAGGAACTGGAGAAGTCGCTGCGTCCTGACACGGCTCTTGTCTCAGTCATGACAGTCAATAATGAGATTGGAGTCATTCAGCCCATTAA AGAAATTGGAGCAATCTGCCGAGCCCACAAGGTCTTCTTCCACACTGATGCAGCGCAGGCAGTCGGGAAGATACCTGTTAACGTCCATGACCTCAATGTTGACCTCATGTCCAtcag CGGTCACAAGATCTATGGGCCTAAGGGTATTGGCTGTCTGTACGTGCGTCGCCGCCCCAGAGTGCGTGTGGAGGCTCTGATGAGTGGCGGAGGGCAGGAACGAGGCATGAG ATCAGGCACAGTCCCTACTCCCCTGGTGGTGGGTCTTGGGGCAGCCTGCAACATCGCCCAGCAGGAGATGGAGTATGACCATGCCTGGGTGTCTAAGCTGTCCAATATGCTGGTGGACTCTATCACATCCCGTACCTCTCATATCATAAGGAACGGTGACCCAGAGCACTCATATCCTGGTTGTGTGAATCTCTCCTTTGCTTATGTGGAGg GTGAAAGCTTGCTGATGGCCCTGAAGGATGTGGCTCTTTCATCTGGGTCAGCCTGCACCAGCGCATCCCTTGAGCCCTCCTACGTTCTTAGAGCAATAGGCGCTGAGGAGGACCTGGCCCACTCTTCCATCAGGTTTGGGCTGGGAAGGTTCACCACAGTGGATGAGGTGAAATACACGGCTGACAAGTGTGTGCAGCATGTCAACAGgctgagagagatgag TCCACTTTGGGAgatggtgcaggaaggcattGATCTGAAGAGCATCCAGTGGTCCCAGCACTGA
- the LOC135091808 gene encoding ubiquitin thioesterase zranb1-B-like, whose amino-acid sequence MSDGVSKWPCGRCTYLNFANAIRCTMCTVPRSPHLIVEAGADIYQLAPPSPAPRPPEGPPPQDGDKWVCHLCTYRNYPRALRCTQCRTPRLSLADQMADLSLAKPATPTPTTTPPTVPVIITAASTTGTTALVPPAPSITTATTTTTTTTAAAAATTANNRTATPTQGRAAAQSGGGASQGAGAEHQSPGGGTPPGGAGRCSPQGAGLSQPQTRPCSEPSVPSYKWRCRACTYENWPKSGRCVMCATVKGSNSSSDQPQPSRLATPPPPSEGTQSPVEGGVAPRTPEPAAGEVHIICESSDDQRVENNAKNRDNINEINKARSSEGGAPSEAPVIAPRNPTDSKEVVPQVPGANTAAAGGGSIRPGGEGAMALNNYETERLLRQLRRRLREADWAWLSACNGVVEGNYEPVEAYLSAGGDPMRQLTSADVKLLSRSSAFDEGHTLVHLAIRFGREDLLATILSRMDGGGTGVKRVPSYVAPDLANDIRRHLSASIRQRKGPIPCYFVSESVTFSLPAEIEDLPVSVQEQLFEELLDRDAQKQLEEDAPIINWSLEITDRLGARLYALWNRTAGDCLLDSILQATWGVFDRENVLRRALSDSLSEASHLFYPRWKEYERWQARLLDYYVPEGQVLEEWAELICLASQPGAALEQLHIFVLAHILRRPIIVYGVKCVKSFRGEDLGYARFEGVYLPLLWEPTFCWKSPIALGYTRGHFSALVPMEPDTPDNLGAGAILDAGESQVVFLPLMTHDAKLLPVHFITQAEVGCEESLLRQWLEVCVSEGGVLVAQQRLTKKPLAVAQMTEEWLNHYRRLAQMECAPYHRPIPTQGYSSDGDSEEE is encoded by the exons ATGAGCGACGGCGTCAGCAAGTGGCCCTGCGGGAGATGCACATACCTCAACTTTGCCAACGCCATCCGGTGCACCATGTGCACGGTGCCCCGCTCCCCCCACCTCATAGTGGAGGCCGGGGCAGACATCTACCAGCTGGCCCCGCCCTCACCCGCACCCCGGCCGCCCGAGGGGCCGCCCCCGCAGGACGGAGACAAGTGGGTGTGCCACCTGTGTACTTACCGCAACTACCCGCGTGCCCTGCGCTGCACCCAGTGCCGCACCCCGCGCCTCTCCCTGGCTGACCAGATGGCCGACCTGTCCCTGGCCAAGCCGGCCACCCCCACCCCAACCACCACGCCCCCCACGGTACCCGTCATTAtcaccgccgcctccaccacgGGGACCACTGCCTTAGTCCCGCCTgccccctccatcaccactgctaccaccaccaccaccaccaccactgcagctGCTGCGGCCACCACTGCCAATAACCGTACTGCCACCCCCACCCAGGGGCGGGCCGCAGCCCAGAGTGGAGGTGGGGCATCTCAGGGGGCAGGGGCTGAGCACCAGAGTCCTGGGGGAGGGACACCTCCTGGGGGTGCTGGGCGGTGCAGTCCCCAGGGGGCTGGACTCTCCCAACCCCAGACCCGGCCCTGCTCAGAGCCCAGCGTGCCCAGCTACAAGTGGCGGTGCCGTGCCTGCACGTATGAGAACTGGCCCAAGTCAGGGCGCTGTGTGATGTGTGCCACTGTCAAGGGTTCCAACTCCTCCTCAGACCAGCCGCAGCCCTCTCGGCTGGccaccccacccccacccagTGAGGGCACACAGTCCCCTGTGGAGGGGGGAGTGGCCCCCAGGACACCAGAACCAGCAGCCGGGGAGGTGCACATCATCTGTGAGTCCAGCGACGACCAGCGTGTCGAGAACAACGCCAAGAACAGAGACAACATCAACGAGATCAACAAGGCACGCAGCAGTGAGGGGGGGGCGCCCTCCGAGGCCCCCGTCATTGCTCCCAGGAACCCCACAGACTCCAAGGAGGTCGTGCCCCAGGTGCCAGGGGCCAACACTGCTGCTGCGGGAGGCGGCAGCATACGGCCGGGGGGGGAAGGCGCCATGGCTCTCAACAACTATGAGACAGAGCGCCTGCTGAGGCAGCTGCGGCGGCGGCTGAGGGAGGCCGACTGGGCCTGGCTCAGCGCCTGCAATGGAGTGGTGGAGGGGAACTATGAGCCTGTGGAGGCGTACCTCTCAGCCG GTGGTGATCCCATGCGGCAGCTGACCAGTGCTGATGTGAAGCTTTTGTCCCGCTCCTCGGCCTTCGATGAAGGACACACACTCGTCCACCTGGCCATAAG GTTTGGCCGTGAAGACCTCCTGGCCACCATTTTATCACGGATGGATGGTGGTGGCACTGGGGTGAAGAGAGTACCGTCATATGTGGCCCCAGACTTGGCCAATGACATCCGCCGGCACCTGTCAGCCTCCATCCGGCAGCGCAAAGGCCCCATTCCCTGCTACTTTGTCTCAGAGTCCGTCACCTTTTCCCTTCCCGCTG AAATTGAAGACCTACCCGTGAGTGTGCAAGAGCAGCTGTTTGAGGAGCTGCTAGATCGTGACGCCCAGAAGCAGCTTGAGGAGGACGCTCCCATCATTAACTGGTCCCTTGAGATCACTGACCGCCTTGGAGCTCGCCTCTACGCCCTTTGGAATCGTACTGCAG GTGACTGCCTCCTGGACTCCATCCTTCAGGCCACCTGGGGCGTCTTTGACAGGGAGAACGTCCTCAGGAGAGCCTTGTCAGACAGTCTTTCAGAAGCATCTCATTT GTTTTACCCCCGGTGGAAGGAATATGAGCGGTGGCAGGCACGTCTTCTCGACTACTACGTCCCAGAAGGCCAGGTGTTGGAGGAGTGGGCTGAGCTTATCTGCCTCGCCTCCCAGCCTGGCGCCGCACTCGAGCAGCTTCACATTTTTGTTCTGGCACACATCCTTCGCCGCCCCATCATTGTATACGGGGTGAAGTGCGTCAAGAGTTTTCGTGGCGAGGACTTGGGCTATGCGAGATTtgaag GTGTGTACCTACCTCTTCTGTGGGAACCAACTTTCTGCTGGAAGTCTCCCATTGCGTTGGGCTACACCCGGGGACACTTCTCAGCCCTCGTGCCCATGGAGCCGGACACCCCTGACAACTTGGGTGCCG GGGCCATTCTGGATGCGGGGGAGTCCCAGGTTGTGTTTCTCCCCCTTATGACTCATGATGCCAAGCTTCTGCCTGTCCACTTCATCACCCAGGCTGAG GTTGGGTGTGAGGAGTCGTTACTGCGGCAGTGGCtggaggtgtgtgtgagtgagggcgGCGTGCTGGTGGCTCAGCAGCGACTCACCAAGAAGCCGCTGGCTGTGGCCCAGATGACAGAGGAGTGGCTCAACCACTACCGGAGGCTTGC ACAAATGGAGTGTGCACCGTACCACCGGCCAATACCCACTCAGGGCTACTCCAGCGATGGGGATTCAGAGGAGGAGTAA
- the LOC135091809 gene encoding cysteine desulfurase-like isoform X2: MLGHFRRVTRACGAFRSKINVAVAPATSLRFLGTSSRFQTPNATDVSEDSPERWPLYLDAQATTPLDPRVLDAMLPYLTHQYGNPHSRTHSYGWESERAVETARQQVADLIGADKKEIIFTSGATESNNISVKGVARFYKSKKRHVITTQTEHKCVLDSCRALENEGWEVTYLPVQKSGRISVEELEKSLRPDTALVSVMTVNNEIGVIQPIKEIGAICRAHKVFFHTDAAQAVGKIPVNVHDLNVDLMSISGHKIYGPKGIGCLYVRRRPRVRVEALMSGGGQERGMRSGTVPTPLVVGLGAACNIAQQEMEYDHAWVSKLSNMLVDSITSRTSHIIRNGDPEHSYPGCVNLSFAYVEGESLLMALKDVALSSGSACTSASLEPSYVLRAIGAEEDLAHSSIRFGLGRFTTVDEVKYTADKCVQHVNRLREMSPLWEMVQEGIDLKSIQWSQH; the protein is encoded by the exons ATGCTGGGCCACTTCAGACGCGTCACCAGAGCCTGTGGAGCCTTCAGGAGCAAGATAAATGTGGCTGTCGCTCCCGCAACCTCCCTCAGATTCTTAG GCACCTCCAGTCGCTTCCAGACACCAAATGCGACTGACGTAAGTGAGGACTCCCCTGAACGCTGGCCACTGTACCTTGATGCTCAGGCCACCACGCCCCTGGATCCCCGAGTGCTGGATGCCATGCTGCCCTACCTCACCCACCAATATGGCAACCCACATTCCCGCACCCACAGCTATGGGTGGGAGAGTGAGCGTGCTGTGGAGACCGCCAGGCAG CAAGTTGCAGACCTGATCGGGGCAGACAAGAAGGAAATCATCTTCACGTCGGGTGCCACAGAGAGCAACAACATCAGTGTGAAGGGCGTGGCGAGGTTCTACAAGTCAAAGAAGAGACACGTCATCACCACGCAGACA GAGCACAAGTGTGTCCTGGATTCGTGCCGTGCCCTGGAGAATGAGGGGTGGGAGGTGACGTACTTGCCGGTGCAGAAGTCAGGCCGCATCTCAGTGGAGGAACTGGAGAAGTCGCTGCGTCCTGACACGGCTCTTGTCTCAGTCATGACAGTCAATAATGAGATTGGAGTCATTCAGCCCATTAA AGAAATTGGAGCAATCTGCCGAGCCCACAAGGTCTTCTTCCACACTGATGCAGCGCAGGCAGTCGGGAAGATACCTGTTAACGTCCATGACCTCAATGTTGACCTCATGTCCAtcag CGGTCACAAGATCTATGGGCCTAAGGGTATTGGCTGTCTGTACGTGCGTCGCCGCCCCAGAGTGCGTGTGGAGGCTCTGATGAGTGGCGGAGGGCAGGAACGAGGCATGAG ATCAGGCACAGTCCCTACTCCCCTGGTGGTGGGTCTTGGGGCAGCCTGCAACATCGCCCAGCAGGAGATGGAGTATGACCATGCCTGGGTGTCTAAGCTGTCCAATATGCTGGTGGACTCTATCACATCCCGTACCTCTCATATCATAAGGAACGGTGACCCAGAGCACTCATATCCTGGTTGTGTGAATCTCTCCTTTGCTTATGTGGAGg GTGAAAGCTTGCTGATGGCCCTGAAGGATGTGGCTCTTTCATCTGGGTCAGCCTGCACCAGCGCATCCCTTGAGCCCTCCTACGTTCTTAGAGCAATAGGCGCTGAGGAGGACCTGGCCCACTCTTCCATCAGGTTTGGGCTGGGAAGGTTCACCACAGTGGATGAGGTGAAATACACGGCTGACAAGTGTGTGCAGCATGTCAACAGgctgagagagatgag TCCACTTTGGGAgatggtgcaggaaggcattGATCTGAAGAGCATCCAGTGGTCCCAGCACTGA